In the genome of Streptomyces aquilus, the window TGAGCCAGATCGAGTCCGCCGTCGCGGGCGTGAGCGCCGAGCGGGTCCGGCGTCTGGCCGCCAACTACGGCTGTATGGACGAGGCCCTGATCGAGGCGCTGGTCGCCATGGCGGTCGACCGTACGCAGGGGTGGTGGGAGGACTACCGCGGTGTACTGCCGCCGGCGTTCCTGGACATGGCCGAGGTCGAGCACCACGCCACCTTCATTCGCGAGGTCGTGATCACGCACGTCCCGGGGCTGTTGCAGACCCCCGACTACGCGCGCGCGGTGTTCCGGTACATGCGCCCCGAGCTGCCCGAGAGCGAAGTGGCACCTCGTGTGGAGCACAGGATGCGACGGCGAGCCGTCATCGAGGGCGATACCCCGACGCCGTACGAGACCGTTGTGCACGAGTTCGCTCTGCGGGTCCGGGTGGCTGATCGTCAGGCCGCGCAGGCCCAACTCCGGTTCATCCTCGGAGAGATCGAAAGCGGCCACTCCGTAGTGCGGGTCATCCCCATCGACCAGGACGGCTTCGGCGGTACAGGTGCGTCGATGATGTACCTCGGCGGCCCGGTGCCCAAGCTGGACACCGGCCTGCGCGATTCACCCACCGGCACCGCGTTCATCGACGCCGAACCGCAGCTGGAGCACCTCCGCACCTTGCTTCGTAGGGTGGAGAAGGCGTCGCTGGACCCGGTGGCGTCACGGGACTTCATCCATCGACTGACCAAGGAACTCTGATGAACTGGCGGAAGTCGACGTACTCCGACGGCGGTGACGGCAACACCTGCGTCGAGATCGCCATCCTCCCCACCCACATATCCCTCCGCGACTCGAAAAACCCCACCCGAGCCACCCTCACCGTCCCCGCCCCCGCCTTCACCGCCCTCATCAACCACTTGAAGGGCCCCTCGTCATGGAACAGCGAGTCACCCTGATCACCCTCGGCGTATCCGATCTGGCCCGCAGCAAAGCCTTCTACGAAGCCCTCGGCTGGCGTGGCCAGGAGGTTCAGGAGACCGTCTTCTTCCAGGCCGGCGGTCTCGGACTGGTCCTCTGGAGCCGGGAGAAGCTCGCCGCCGACTGCGGTCTGGACGCCGGCAAGGAACCGCCCGCCTTCGGCGGCATCGTCCTCGCGCACAACGTCCGTGACGACAGCGAGGTCGACGCCCTCCTCGACACCGCCCGCGCCGCCGGAGGCACCGTCACCAAGCCCGCCGCCCGTAACGACATCGGCTTCTACTCCGGCGCCTTCACCGACCCCGACGGTCACGCCTGGGAGGTCGCCCACAACCCCGGCTTCCCCCTCGCGGAGGACGGCACGGTCACGCTGCCCGACTTCGGCCGACCCTGACCGCTACGACCCCGTCGCCGGGAACAGGCGTTCCACCGCCCGCACCACGGCCGCCCGGCGTGCCGCCAGGGAGCGGTCGTGGGTCTGGTCCGCCGCCGCGTCCACCAGATCGAGCTGGCCCGCCCAGGCCGAGGCGAGCTGGTTGAGGAAGATGAGGATGTCGATGGGCTCCCAGGAGGGGTCCAGATGGCCCGCCTCCTGCGCCTTCCGGATCTGCTCGGCCTTGCGGCGGATCGTCTCCCTGGTCGCGGTGTCGGCGGTGTCGCCGGCCAGTTCCAGTCGGCCCCAGCTCATGAGCCGGTAGCGGTCGGGGTGCCGTATGAAGTAGTCGTGCACGCGGCCGGCGTACTCGGGCAGGTTGGTCGGGTCCAGGCGGGTCGCCTCCGTGACCGCGGCCAGCTCCCGTTCGGCGATGAAGCCGTAGAGCTCCTCCTTGCTGCGGAAGTACGCGTAGAGGCGTTCCGTGCTGGTCTTCGCGGCCTTGGCGATACGGGTGATGCGGGCGCCGGCGATCCCGTACCGGGCGAACTCGGCCCGCGCCGCGGCGACGATGCGGTCGCGGGTCGAGTCCGCGGTCGTCGAAGAGGTCATGCCTTGAGGTTACCCAGCCAAAACGTTCTGTTTGGCGAAGGCTGCCGTGCGGGCGTACAGTCGACCAAAGCAAACATTTTGGTTTGACTTGATGGGCAGGAGTACGTCATGCAGCAGAGGACACTCGGCGGCCAGGGCCTCACCGTCTCGGCGCTCGGCTACGGCTCGATGGGCCTGACCATGGCCTACGGACCCGGCGACGAGCAGGAGGGCGTCGCCGCCATCCAGCGTGCCCATGAGCTCGGCGTCACCTTCATCGACACCGCCGAGCTCTACGGCTGGGGCACCGGCTCCAACGAGATCCTGGTCGGCAAGGCGGTCAAGGGCTTCCGGGACGAGGTCGTGCTGGCCACGAAGTTCGGCTTCGACCTGTCCGACGTGTCCAAGGGCTTCGGTCTGAACAGCCGCCCCGACAACATCCGCAAGGTCGCCGACAACAGCCTGCGCTACCTCGGCGTCGACCACATCGACGTCTTCTACCAGCACCGCGTCGACCCGGACGTGCCGATCGAGGAGGTCGCCGGGACGGTCAAGGAGCTGATCGACGCGGGCAAGGTCAAGTACTTCGGGCTCAGCGAGGCGGGCCCGCAGACCATCCGCCGCGCTCACG includes:
- a CDS encoding helix-turn-helix domain-containing protein is translated as MPPKRHLTARRVRLGAELRKLREATGMKAREAAALLGVDSVQMSQIESAVAGVSAERVRRLAANYGCMDEALIEALVAMAVDRTQGWWEDYRGVLPPAFLDMAEVEHHATFIREVVITHVPGLLQTPDYARAVFRYMRPELPESEVAPRVEHRMRRRAVIEGDTPTPYETVVHEFALRVRVADRQAAQAQLRFILGEIESGHSVVRVIPIDQDGFGGTGASMMYLGGPVPKLDTGLRDSPTGTAFIDAEPQLEHLRTLLRRVEKASLDPVASRDFIHRLTKEL
- a CDS encoding DUF397 domain-containing protein yields the protein MNWRKSTYSDGGDGNTCVEIAILPTHISLRDSKNPTRATLTVPAPAFTALINHLKGPSSWNSESP
- a CDS encoding aldo/keto reductase; amino-acid sequence: MQQRTLGGQGLTVSALGYGSMGLTMAYGPGDEQEGVAAIQRAHELGVTFIDTAELYGWGTGSNEILVGKAVKGFRDEVVLATKFGFDLSDVSKGFGLNSRPDNIRKVADNSLRYLGVDHIDVFYQHRVDPDVPIEEVAGTVKELIDAGKVKYFGLSEAGPQTIRRAHAVQPVSVLQTEYSLFERDVERLFPVLDELGIGFVAYSPLGRGFITGTAKPADEYDATDMRRGDPRWQPGNFEKNVEAVERLAALAAAKGATVSQLALAWLLTRGEHVVPIPGTRSVRRIEENAAAADLTLTDADLEAIAEILPHGGFGARYAADHTPVWV
- a CDS encoding VOC family protein produces the protein MEQRVTLITLGVSDLARSKAFYEALGWRGQEVQETVFFQAGGLGLVLWSREKLAADCGLDAGKEPPAFGGIVLAHNVRDDSEVDALLDTARAAGGTVTKPAARNDIGFYSGAFTDPDGHAWEVAHNPGFPLAEDGTVTLPDFGRP
- a CDS encoding TetR family transcriptional regulator, which encodes MTSSTTADSTRDRIVAAARAEFARYGIAGARITRIAKAAKTSTERLYAYFRSKEELYGFIAERELAAVTEATRLDPTNLPEYAGRVHDYFIRHPDRYRLMSWGRLELAGDTADTATRETIRRKAEQIRKAQEAGHLDPSWEPIDILIFLNQLASAWAGQLDLVDAAADQTHDRSLAARRAAVVRAVERLFPATGS